A stretch of the Mycobacterium shigaense genome encodes the following:
- a CDS encoding DUF3349 domain-containing protein: MGLGQGVSRVVAFFRAGYPAGAPTVGYSPLLALLPRRVSDDELGLLAAKLIGARRRLLDRVDLGVEITRVTHELPLLDDLERLQGRLSALGRPGRRHDTPPV, from the coding sequence ATGGGCCTGGGACAAGGGGTTTCGCGCGTTGTCGCGTTCTTTCGTGCCGGTTATCCCGCCGGGGCGCCGACCGTAGGATACTCGCCGCTGTTGGCGCTGCTGCCGCGGCGGGTGTCCGACGACGAGCTGGGATTGTTGGCGGCCAAGCTCATTGGGGCCAGGCGGCGCCTGCTGGACCGGGTCGATCTCGGTGTCGAAATCACTCGGGTCACCCACGAGCTGCCGTTGCTGGACGACCTCGAGCGCCTGCAAGGGCGGCTCTCGGCGCTGGGACGGCCGGGTCGTCGACACGACACGCCCCCGGTGTGA
- a CDS encoding sensor domain-containing protein: MTNPQDPFWNNPFTYDPLGRVPYGPPMPPPLGAPMGPPMGPPPGPPTFPPPPPPLPYRPRVNTFATLSLVFAFVFAPVGAVLGHVGLAQIRRTGEIGRHRALVGVSLSYAFIVLAVVALAGWATLPGATRSRTATPATSAPVTTSETPPPPTVAPDAIIKLLPGLETLKTLTGDQNLEPGQTFDRPGKSDKDGSVDRPECWGSIVPGAPEAYSTDSMLRYRAEAYSDTRTLLKSIQVTQAVIGFRDPPTAQAQETKLVDGWRTCGSVPVTLTAPGGPTYSLTLSPPADAGNGISTMDLAPKGLQVRFVRAAAAKANVVVDLYVAQLGTTDTAGARQSAVAIANYVLNKIPD, translated from the coding sequence TTGACGAACCCTCAGGATCCGTTCTGGAACAACCCGTTCACCTACGACCCGCTGGGCCGGGTCCCTTACGGCCCACCGATGCCGCCGCCGCTCGGCGCTCCCATGGGACCACCCATGGGGCCACCACCGGGCCCGCCGACGTTCCCGCCGCCCCCACCCCCCCTGCCGTATCGCCCGCGCGTTAACACATTCGCGACGCTGTCGTTGGTGTTCGCCTTTGTCTTCGCGCCCGTCGGCGCCGTCTTGGGCCATGTGGGGCTCGCGCAAATCCGCCGCACCGGTGAGATCGGCCGCCATCGCGCGCTCGTCGGGGTGTCCCTGTCGTATGCGTTCATCGTCCTCGCCGTCGTCGCGCTGGCCGGCTGGGCGACCCTGCCCGGCGCCACCCGAAGCCGCACCGCGACCCCTGCGACCAGCGCCCCCGTCACCACCAGCGAGACACCACCGCCGCCCACGGTGGCGCCGGACGCGATCATCAAGCTGCTGCCCGGTCTGGAAACCCTGAAAACCCTCACCGGCGACCAAAACCTGGAACCGGGCCAGACCTTCGACCGTCCCGGCAAATCCGACAAGGACGGGTCGGTCGACCGCCCGGAGTGCTGGGGAAGCATCGTTCCGGGCGCCCCGGAGGCCTACAGCACCGATTCCATGCTCCGGTACCGCGCGGAGGCGTACTCCGACACCCGGACTTTGTTGAAGTCGATTCAGGTGACCCAAGCGGTCATCGGCTTTCGCGATCCGCCGACGGCCCAGGCGCAGGAGACGAAGCTGGTGGACGGCTGGCGCACGTGTGGCAGCGTGCCCGTGACGCTCACCGCTCCCGGCGGCCCGACGTATTCGTTGACGCTGAGCCCTCCCGCCGACGCCGGCAACGGCATCAGCACGATGGACCTGGCGCCCAAGGGACTTCAAGTGCGCTTCGTGCGGGCGGCCGCGGCCAAGGCCAACGTCGTCGTCGACCTTTACGTAGCCCAGCTCGGCACCACCGATACCGCCGGCGCCCGGCAGTCGGCCGTGGCGATCGCCAATTACGTCCTCAACAAGATTCCCGACTAG
- a CDS encoding glycosyltransferase, with protein sequence MPAPVSRAYDRTVVVIPAHNEKADLPACLRAVLTAALCVPIPVTVIVVLDASDDDSVELAGQYGPDVHFVCVDVRNVGAARAVGFGYGRSLCAQDEKCWYATTDADSRVDPGWLIHQLQLGVDMVLGVVRVTNWRLHSASAADRYLRAYAAGTAQGEHSHVHGANMGFSARAYWRVGGFRMLPTGEDVDLVEQFEAAGYLIHRDTELSVITSARIQGRAPQGFAHYLSELGRTAAGDCA encoded by the coding sequence ATGCCAGCGCCCGTGTCTCGCGCATACGACCGCACCGTAGTGGTCATCCCCGCCCACAATGAGAAGGCGGATTTGCCGGCGTGTCTGCGCGCGGTGCTGACCGCGGCCCTGTGCGTACCGATTCCCGTCACGGTAATCGTGGTGTTGGACGCCAGCGACGACGACAGCGTGGAGCTGGCCGGCCAGTACGGGCCCGATGTGCACTTCGTGTGCGTCGACGTGCGCAACGTCGGGGCCGCCCGGGCGGTCGGTTTCGGTTACGGACGCTCGCTGTGCGCACAGGACGAGAAGTGCTGGTACGCCACCACCGACGCCGATAGCCGGGTGGATCCGGGATGGTTGATCCACCAGCTGCAGCTGGGTGTCGACATGGTGCTGGGCGTCGTCCGGGTCACCAACTGGCGCCTGCATTCCGCCAGCGCCGCCGACCGCTACCTGCGCGCCTACGCTGCCGGAACGGCACAGGGCGAACACTCGCACGTGCACGGCGCCAACATGGGCTTCAGCGCCCGTGCGTACTGGCGCGTCGGCGGCTTTCGCATGCTGCCCACCGGCGAGGACGTCGACCTGGTGGAGCAGTTCGAGGCTGCCGGCTACCTCATCCACCGGGACACGGAATTGTCCGTGATCACCTCGGCGCGAATCCAGGGTCGGGCCCCGCAAGGATTCGCTCACTACCTCAGCGAGCTGGGGAGAACGGCGGCGGGTGACTGCGCGTGA
- a CDS encoding STAS domain-containing protein — protein sequence MDESSPVRVDLERLPEAAVLTVAGVLDSATYRELRDAVIKTALDEPRAVIVDVDGLVLPSESAWSVFTSARWHVSTWPDIPILLCCTDPRRRQGIERSGVARYVPVHPNRFVALEAVAGHVVGIRRRARTELPAREISISLARALIARWLQGWAQGQFIPVAGTVATVLIENVLDHTDSAPVLIVESYRDTVTVAVEDGSATPAGRIENGDNGTEVLSGLAIVCALCRAWGSTPTSSGKTVWATVGLENQL from the coding sequence ATGGATGAGTCCAGCCCCGTCCGGGTCGACCTGGAACGCCTGCCGGAAGCGGCGGTCCTGACGGTCGCCGGCGTGCTGGACAGTGCCACCTACCGTGAGCTGCGCGATGCCGTGATCAAGACTGCGCTGGACGAGCCACGCGCCGTGATCGTCGACGTCGACGGGCTGGTGCTGCCCTCCGAATCGGCGTGGTCGGTGTTCACCAGCGCGCGTTGGCACGTCAGCACTTGGCCTGACATACCAATTTTGTTGTGTTGCACCGACCCCCGACGACGGCAGGGGATCGAACGCAGCGGGGTGGCCCGCTATGTGCCGGTGCATCCGAATCGTTTCGTGGCGCTCGAAGCCGTCGCCGGCCACGTCGTGGGTATCCGCCGGCGGGCGCGGACCGAGCTGCCGGCGCGGGAGATCAGCATCAGCCTTGCCCGAGCGTTGATCGCCCGGTGGCTGCAGGGGTGGGCTCAGGGTCAGTTCATCCCCGTCGCCGGCACGGTGGCGACGGTGCTGATCGAGAACGTCCTCGACCACACTGACAGCGCACCGGTGCTGATCGTCGAGAGTTATCGCGACACCGTCACGGTTGCGGTGGAGGATGGCAGCGCAACGCCGGCCGGTCGGATCGAAAACGGCGACAACGGGACCGAGGTGTTGTCCGGTTTGGCGATCGTCTGCGCCCTGTGCCGGGCCTGGGGAAGCACCCCGACCTCGTCGGGGAAGACGGTCTGGGCGACGGTCGGTCTCGAGAACCAGCTGTAG
- a CDS encoding acyl-CoA dehydrogenase family protein: MTAGLVQHWLDSGRLELPLPASGRTQERWQRLVALAEDDIAAARIAEAHVDAVAILHELGGKPPDSGQLWGVWAAESPDAVLTATSVGGGAFTLNGTKVWCSGAGFCTHALVTARLADGERGLFAVSLFDSTVKALPSTWWNAGMAGSDTRPVQFTNAQAVAVGDPGDYLARPGFWHGGIGVAACWLGGARRVAEPLYRCAGSESADAYSLAHLGAVDAALAAGEAMLNAAAARVDADPFDRAHDAELLARRTRAIVEYAAEEAITRTGRALGPGPLCQDGRHAQRVADLSIYIRQSHAERDLAALGRLAGRLR, encoded by the coding sequence GTGACGGCGGGGCTAGTACAGCATTGGCTGGACTCGGGCCGGCTCGAGCTGCCGCTGCCCGCGTCGGGACGCACGCAGGAACGATGGCAACGACTGGTCGCGCTCGCCGAGGATGACATCGCCGCGGCCCGCATCGCCGAGGCGCACGTCGACGCGGTTGCGATACTTCACGAACTAGGTGGCAAGCCACCGGATTCCGGTCAGCTGTGGGGTGTGTGGGCCGCCGAATCCCCGGACGCGGTGCTGACTGCCACGAGCGTCGGCGGCGGCGCGTTCACCCTCAACGGCACCAAGGTCTGGTGTTCGGGAGCTGGATTCTGCACGCATGCGCTGGTGACGGCGCGGCTAGCCGACGGGGAGCGCGGCTTGTTCGCGGTGTCGTTGTTCGACTCGACCGTCAAGGCCTTGCCCAGCACCTGGTGGAACGCCGGCATGGCCGGCAGCGACACCCGTCCGGTGCAGTTCACCAACGCCCAGGCCGTCGCCGTGGGTGACCCCGGTGACTATCTGGCCCGGCCGGGTTTCTGGCACGGCGGCATCGGGGTCGCCGCATGCTGGCTCGGCGGTGCCCGCCGGGTTGCCGAACCGCTATACCGTTGCGCCGGAAGCGAATCGGCCGACGCGTATTCGCTGGCCCATCTGGGCGCCGTCGACGCTGCGCTGGCCGCCGGCGAAGCGATGTTGAACGCCGCGGCGGCGCGGGTCGACGCGGATCCATTCGACCGAGCTCACGACGCGGAACTGCTCGCTCGCCGTACCCGTGCGATCGTGGAATACGCGGCCGAGGAAGCGATCACCCGCACCGGCCGGGCGCTCGGCCCCGGACCGCTGTGCCAGGACGGGCGGCACGCTCAGCGGGTGGCCGACCTGAGCATCTACATACGGCAAAGCCACGCCGAGCGGGACTTGGCCGCGCTCGGGCGCCTCGCGGGACGCCTGCGCTGA
- a CDS encoding DUF7218 family protein — translation MPNSSIKNEKMYQDLRKQGHSKEKAARIANAAAGRGKSSVARKGGKSGSYSDWTVPQLQRRAKELGMCGYSSLTKDKLVSKLRNH, via the coding sequence GTGCCGAACTCGTCGATCAAAAACGAGAAGATGTACCAGGATCTGCGCAAGCAGGGCCACTCCAAGGAAAAGGCCGCACGGATCGCCAACGCCGCTGCCGGCCGGGGCAAGTCCTCGGTTGCCCGTAAAGGCGGTAAGTCCGGGTCCTACAGCGACTGGACAGTGCCGCAATTGCAGAGGCGGGCCAAAGAGCTTGGGATGTGCGGGTATTCGAGCCTGACGAAGGACAAGTTGGTCAGCAAGCTGCGCAACCACTGA
- a CDS encoding endonuclease/exonuclease/phosphatase family protein produces the protein MRVATFNILHGRTVGDGVHPQRLDDCVRRLDPDILALQEVDCDQPRSSLADLTGVAAKAMGAVEHRFVAAISGTPGATWMAATGLEQPGTAAYGIALLSRFPVASWQVVRLPRIPMRFPMYLPGPNRVMVVDEEPRTAVIAQLHTPLGPLTVANTHLSFVPGWNRRQLRRLIHDMHGFAAPRLLLGDLNMTPTTVHRWSGMRPLAEADTFPAGSPDRQLDHILTDDDRLWGGPPQAEPMPLSDHRPLAVDLINE, from the coding sequence ATGCGCGTGGCCACGTTCAACATCCTGCACGGCCGCACCGTCGGCGACGGGGTGCACCCGCAGCGCCTCGACGACTGCGTGCGCCGGCTTGATCCCGACATACTGGCATTGCAAGAGGTCGACTGCGACCAGCCACGGTCGTCGCTGGCCGACCTCACCGGCGTGGCCGCCAAGGCGATGGGTGCGGTCGAACACCGCTTCGTGGCTGCGATCTCCGGCACTCCCGGGGCGACCTGGATGGCCGCCACCGGTCTGGAGCAACCGGGGACCGCGGCGTATGGCATCGCGCTGCTGTCCCGATTTCCAGTGGCCAGTTGGCAAGTCGTGCGTCTGCCGCGAATTCCGATGCGGTTCCCCATGTATCTGCCGGGTCCCAATCGGGTGATGGTCGTCGACGAGGAGCCCCGGACCGCCGTGATCGCGCAGCTGCACACCCCGCTCGGCCCGCTGACGGTCGCGAATACCCATTTGTCCTTCGTGCCCGGTTGGAATCGCCGGCAGCTGCGTCGGCTCATCCACGACATGCACGGCTTCGCCGCGCCCCGGCTGCTGCTGGGGGATCTCAACATGACACCCACGACGGTGCACCGCTGGTCCGGAATGCGGCCGCTGGCAGAGGCGGACACGTTTCCCGCCGGGTCGCCGGATCGTCAGCTCGACCACATTCTCACCGACGACGATCGATTGTGGGGCGGCCCACCGCAGGCGGAGCCGATGCCGCTCTCGGATCACCGCCCGCTGGCCGTCGACCTGATCAACGAGTAG
- a CDS encoding PIG-L deacetylase family protein: MATTSIGNCARFAAKPLTHGGTPAPVWLAGLDREPLPRLDLADCPGLVVVAAHPDDETLGLGATIAQLAASGVAVRVVSVSDGGAAYPDATPWAQTRLEATRRHELRRAADALKVAPPVPLGLPDGRLADHEDRLADLLAEILEPTGARPWCAATWRGDGHPDHEAVGRAAATACARTGAALLEYPIWMWHWASPFDAAVPWDRAHTVVVSDRAIARKRLAAQCFRSQFGPANAGSAPVLPGFVLPRLLAVGELVFR, translated from the coding sequence GTGGCCACCACTTCGATCGGAAACTGCGCCCGGTTCGCGGCCAAGCCGCTGACGCACGGCGGGACCCCGGCACCGGTGTGGCTGGCAGGCCTCGACCGGGAACCGTTGCCCCGCCTGGATTTGGCGGATTGCCCGGGGTTGGTCGTCGTGGCGGCCCACCCCGACGACGAGACGCTTGGCCTGGGCGCGACGATCGCCCAACTGGCCGCCTCGGGTGTCGCCGTTCGCGTCGTGTCGGTCAGCGACGGCGGCGCGGCCTACCCAGATGCGACGCCGTGGGCGCAAACTCGTCTGGAGGCCACCCGGCGACACGAATTACGCAGAGCGGCAGATGCTTTGAAAGTCGCGCCCCCGGTGCCGCTGGGCTTGCCCGATGGTCGGCTGGCCGACCACGAAGACCGGCTCGCGGATTTGCTTGCCGAGATCCTCGAGCCCACCGGGGCCCGGCCCTGGTGCGCTGCCACCTGGCGAGGCGACGGGCATCCCGATCACGAGGCCGTCGGGCGGGCAGCCGCGACCGCATGTGCACGCACCGGCGCCGCGCTGCTCGAGTACCCGATTTGGATGTGGCACTGGGCCAGTCCTTTCGACGCCGCGGTGCCCTGGGACCGTGCCCACACGGTGGTCGTTTCCGATCGGGCGATCGCGCGCAAACGCCTGGCGGCGCAATGCTTCCGGAGTCAATTCGGGCCGGCCAACGCCGGGTCGGCGCCCGTCCTGCCGGGTTTCGTGTTACCGCGACTGCTGGCCGTGGGCGAGCTGGTGTTTCGGTGA
- a CDS encoding hemerythrin domain-containing protein: protein MAQTAIQSPTDVVDFLTSQHQQIKSLFATTLAASGEAREKSFADLRRLLAVHETVEEEIVHPRAKRKIANGDAVVSERLEEEHEAKTVLQKLEKLDVDSEEFTRTLSQLRDAVLVHAEHEEHDEFVRLGQELSNKELESMGRAARLADAIAPTRPHAGVESQVANLVAGPFAAMLDRARDAIVGKG from the coding sequence ATAGCTCAGACCGCCATCCAGTCGCCCACAGATGTGGTCGACTTTCTCACCAGCCAGCACCAGCAGATCAAGTCGCTGTTCGCCACGACGCTGGCGGCCTCCGGCGAGGCGCGGGAGAAGTCGTTCGCTGACCTGCGCCGCCTGCTGGCCGTCCACGAAACCGTGGAAGAAGAAATCGTGCACCCGCGAGCCAAGCGCAAGATCGCCAACGGTGACGCGGTGGTTTCCGAGCGCCTGGAAGAAGAGCACGAGGCCAAGACGGTCCTGCAGAAGCTGGAGAAGCTCGACGTCGACAGCGAGGAGTTCACCCGGACGCTGTCGCAACTGCGCGACGCCGTCCTGGTGCACGCCGAGCACGAGGAGCACGACGAGTTCGTCCGGCTCGGGCAGGAATTGAGCAACAAGGAGCTCGAAAGCATGGGCCGCGCGGCGCGCCTCGCCGACGCGATCGCCCCGACCCGGCCGCACGCCGGGGTCGAATCGCAGGTGGCCAACCTGGTCGCCGGCCCGTTCGCGGCAATGCTGGACCGGGCCCGCGACGCCATCGTCGGCAAGGGCTGA
- the mbp1 gene encoding microaggregate-binding protein 1 translates to MGDKSGPQEAVEGAVEGIKGKAKEFGGTIAGRDDLVEEGQAQQDKADAQRDAGKKEAEAESARAGAKAAEERQKENQ, encoded by the coding sequence ATGGGCGACAAGAGTGGACCGCAGGAAGCCGTCGAAGGTGCCGTGGAAGGCATCAAGGGCAAGGCCAAGGAGTTCGGTGGGACGATCGCCGGGCGCGACGACCTGGTCGAAGAGGGCCAGGCGCAGCAGGACAAGGCCGACGCACAGCGCGATGCCGGCAAGAAGGAAGCCGAGGCCGAATCCGCCCGCGCGGGCGCGAAAGCCGCCGAGGAGCGCCAGAAGGAAAATCAGTAG
- a CDS encoding chemotaxis protein CheB — MMASGVRPPLVELVVLLASAGGLDPLSLVLRDLPDTFAAAVVVQQHLGAQSSVLPTILGRSTARAVGWAVDGRAVQPDRVVVCPPNRHMELRANGSWHLHRMHSPVERRFDVLLTSVASSYGPRALAVVLSGAGRDGAAGTAAMTRAGAIVIAQSQETADYPSMPRAAAQAGATPVLPLPEIGRAVAALVAGVPLLASTREKASAATGLPIKQSSVPAIAHHTDRIPSSLDHVMDSAASRAEAARLRAAELRRRRQELAAGLGTTAETVTAARRNAHESKRRAQLAHQAASRAAAHWGH; from the coding sequence ATGATGGCGTCCGGCGTGCGCCCACCGCTGGTCGAGCTGGTGGTCCTGCTCGCGTCGGCCGGCGGGCTGGATCCGCTCTCGCTCGTGTTGCGTGACCTGCCCGACACGTTCGCCGCCGCTGTCGTGGTGCAACAACACCTCGGCGCTCAGTCCAGTGTCCTGCCGACCATTCTCGGCAGGTCTACGGCGCGCGCGGTCGGCTGGGCGGTCGACGGGCGTGCGGTCCAACCAGACCGGGTCGTCGTGTGCCCACCGAACCGGCACATGGAGCTGCGGGCCAACGGTTCGTGGCACCTGCACCGGATGCACTCCCCCGTCGAGCGCCGTTTCGACGTGCTGCTGACGTCGGTGGCCAGCTCGTACGGGCCGCGGGCTCTCGCGGTGGTGTTGTCGGGGGCCGGTCGCGACGGTGCCGCCGGCACCGCAGCGATGACGCGGGCCGGGGCCATCGTCATCGCGCAGAGCCAGGAAACCGCGGACTATCCATCGATGCCGCGCGCGGCGGCCCAAGCCGGTGCGACTCCGGTGTTACCGCTGCCCGAAATCGGCCGGGCGGTTGCCGCCCTCGTCGCTGGGGTGCCCCTGCTCGCGTCCACACGCGAAAAGGCCAGTGCGGCAACTGGATTGCCGATCAAGCAATCTTCCGTACCCGCGATCGCCCACCACACCGACCGCATCCCGTCATCGCTGGACCACGTGATGGACAGCGCGGCCAGTCGCGCCGAAGCGGCGCGGCTGCGCGCTGCGGAACTGCGGCGCAGACGTCAGGAGCTGGCCGCGGGACTCGGCACCACCGCCGAGACGGTGACCGCGGCGCGGCGCAACGCCCACGAATCGAAGCGCCGCGCGCAGCTGGCGCATCAGGCCGCGTCGCGCGCGGCCGCCCACTGGGGACACTGA
- a CDS encoding CheR family methyltransferase, whose protein sequence is MDATTDEAFETLLLYLRDSRGFDFTGYKRTSLMRRVRHRMDQAGYGTYEEYLDVLQASSDEFASLFNTILINVTAFFRDQEAWDVVSAEVIPRMLAERGPNDPIRVWSAGCASGQEAYTLAILLAEALGADEFRRRVKIYATDIDEGALAQARAASYDARAVESVPPELLARYFEQVNGHCVFHKDLRRAVIFGRNDLVRDAPISRVDLLACRNTLMYLNAETQRNVLGRLHFALGPHGTLFLGHAEMLLSHGDRFTPLDLKNRIFRKAGGSHVGVDRYDPAAAFYDRQGDSPGLSTVRDLAFRASPVAQIVVTGEDTVAMINQQAETVFGLSARDIGRLLRDLEVSYRPVELRAYLEQAKVERRSARIPDVKWQRPGVETVWFEIHVNPLVDAENGLRGVSIVFFDVTATRALLDKVVQTNRQLEAAYEELQSTNEELETTNEELQSTVEELETTNEELQSTNEELETMNEELQSTNDELHTINDMLRERSLELDDSKSFLASLINSVHSGLAVVDQEMRVVVWNRGCEDLWGLRAEEATGAKLTGLDIGLPLEAVRPLIGNAFVDADSYGEAVVDAVNRRGRPARVRVTCAPFRGGEGSAGGALLLMEALDG, encoded by the coding sequence ATGGACGCCACGACCGACGAGGCCTTCGAAACTCTCCTGCTCTATTTGCGGGATTCGCGGGGCTTCGACTTCACGGGTTACAAACGCACGTCGCTGATGCGCCGCGTCCGGCATCGGATGGACCAAGCGGGATACGGCACCTACGAGGAGTACCTCGATGTGCTGCAGGCCAGCTCGGATGAGTTCGCGTCCCTGTTCAACACCATCCTGATCAACGTCACCGCCTTCTTCCGCGACCAGGAGGCCTGGGACGTCGTCAGCGCCGAGGTCATACCGCGGATGCTGGCCGAGCGCGGCCCGAACGACCCGATCCGGGTATGGAGCGCCGGCTGCGCGTCCGGGCAAGAGGCCTACACGCTGGCCATACTGCTGGCCGAGGCGCTGGGCGCGGACGAATTCCGGCGGCGGGTCAAGATTTACGCCACCGACATCGACGAAGGGGCGTTGGCCCAGGCGCGTGCCGCATCGTATGACGCACGGGCCGTCGAATCGGTGCCGCCCGAACTGCTGGCCCGATACTTCGAACAAGTCAACGGCCACTGTGTATTTCACAAAGATCTGCGGCGCGCCGTGATTTTTGGTCGCAACGACTTGGTCAGGGACGCGCCGATCTCCCGGGTCGACCTGCTCGCCTGCCGCAACACCCTGATGTACCTCAACGCCGAGACCCAGCGAAATGTGCTCGGGCGCTTGCATTTTGCGCTCGGACCTCATGGCACGCTATTCCTCGGGCATGCCGAGATGTTGTTGAGCCACGGCGACCGGTTCACCCCGCTGGATTTGAAGAACCGAATCTTTCGCAAGGCGGGCGGAAGTCATGTCGGCGTCGATCGCTATGACCCGGCCGCGGCGTTCTACGACCGCCAGGGCGACTCGCCGGGCTTGAGCACGGTGCGTGATCTGGCCTTTCGCGCCAGCCCGGTGGCCCAAATCGTGGTCACCGGCGAGGACACCGTGGCGATGATCAACCAGCAGGCGGAGACCGTCTTCGGCCTGTCGGCGCGCGACATCGGCCGGCTGCTGCGCGACCTGGAGGTGTCCTATCGCCCGGTCGAGCTGCGCGCGTACCTCGAGCAGGCCAAGGTGGAGCGGCGTTCGGCGCGTATTCCGGACGTCAAATGGCAGCGGCCGGGTGTCGAGACGGTGTGGTTCGAGATCCATGTCAACCCGCTTGTCGATGCCGAGAACGGCCTGCGCGGAGTGTCGATCGTGTTTTTCGACGTCACCGCGACGCGCGCGCTGCTCGACAAGGTCGTCCAGACCAACCGCCAGCTGGAGGCGGCCTACGAGGAGCTGCAATCTACCAACGAGGAACTCGAGACCACCAACGAGGAACTGCAGTCCACGGTGGAGGAGCTGGAGACCACCAATGAGGAGCTGCAGTCGACCAACGAAGAGCTCGAGACGATGAACGAGGAGCTGCAATCCACCAATGACGAGCTGCACACAATCAATGACATGCTGCGGGAACGCAGCCTGGAACTGGACGACTCGAAGAGCTTCCTGGCTTCGTTGATCAACTCCGTTCACAGCGGCCTGGCCGTGGTGGACCAGGAGATGCGGGTCGTTGTGTGGAACCGGGGCTGCGAGGACCTGTGGGGGTTGCGGGCCGAAGAGGCCACTGGTGCCAAGTTGACCGGGCTCGACATCGGCCTGCCGCTCGAGGCGGTGCGGCCACTCATCGGCAACGCCTTCGTCGATGCGGACAGCTACGGGGAAGCGGTGGTCGACGCCGTGAACAGGCGCGGCCGGCCCGCCCGGGTGCGGGTCACCTGCGCGCCGTTTCGTGGGGGCGAGGGAAGTGCCGGCGGCGCGCTGCTGCTGATGGAGGCGCTAGACGGTTAG
- a CDS encoding nucleotidyltransferase family protein has protein sequence MANTEPPAESLPCPAQLRESLRSAASALKEHGPRFALAGSYALWSYGGPEPSHDVDLVVAESDVTSAIDTLRAAGFVIEHPPEDWLFKARAGDTLVDVLHRVNGIPVDAAFLDRAELRDVLAIRMPVLPPTMVLTQKLLALHEHHCDFGRLLPAARAVRERLEWDDLRKATDDNDYAAAFLVLADRLGLTD, from the coding sequence ATGGCAAATACCGAGCCGCCCGCGGAGTCGCTCCCGTGCCCCGCGCAGCTGCGAGAGTCGCTGCGCAGTGCGGCATCAGCGCTCAAGGAGCACGGCCCGCGCTTCGCCCTGGCCGGCAGCTACGCGTTGTGGTCCTATGGCGGACCCGAACCGAGCCATGACGTCGACCTGGTGGTCGCCGAGTCGGACGTGACGTCGGCGATCGACACGCTGCGCGCCGCCGGATTCGTTATCGAGCACCCGCCGGAGGACTGGCTGTTCAAGGCCCGCGCCGGCGACACCCTGGTCGACGTGCTGCACCGGGTCAACGGCATTCCCGTCGACGCCGCCTTCCTGGACCGCGCCGAACTCCGCGACGTGCTGGCCATCAGGATGCCCGTGCTGCCGCCGACCATGGTGCTGACCCAGAAGCTGTTGGCCCTGCACGAACATCACTGCGACTTCGGGCGACTGCTGCCGGCCGCCCGAGCCGTTCGGGAACGGCTCGAGTGGGACGACCTCCGCAAAGCTACCGACGACAACGACTACGCGGCCGCGTTCTTGGTGCTGGCCGACCGGCTCGGCCTCACCGACTGA
- a CDS encoding SAM-dependent methyltransferase: protein MSSARLPDTYFDRVYATGEDPWQLTTRWYEQRKYAITLAMLPKPRYRHAFEPGCSIGTLTTRLAQRCAHVTALDVAEAAVRGADARLREAGCRDRVTLGRGSIDEAWPAGPFDLLVLSEVAYYLGADTLARVLRRECAGLRRGANIIAAHWRHPVADYPLCGDAAHEIIAATPGLTAVGCYRDDDVVVEVFDTGDGRSVASRENVPGAR from the coding sequence GTGAGCAGCGCCCGGCTGCCCGACACCTATTTCGACCGGGTGTATGCCACTGGGGAAGATCCGTGGCAACTGACGACGCGGTGGTACGAGCAGCGCAAGTACGCCATCACACTGGCGATGCTGCCGAAACCGCGCTATCGCCACGCTTTCGAGCCCGGCTGTTCGATCGGGACGCTGACCACCCGGCTGGCGCAGCGTTGCGCTCACGTGACCGCGCTGGATGTGGCCGAAGCGGCGGTGCGCGGCGCCGATGCGCGGCTGCGCGAAGCCGGCTGCCGCGACCGGGTGACCCTGGGCCGGGGATCGATCGACGAGGCGTGGCCGGCGGGGCCGTTCGATCTACTGGTACTCAGCGAGGTGGCCTACTACCTTGGCGCGGACACCTTGGCGCGGGTGTTGCGCCGCGAATGCGCCGGGCTGCGACGGGGCGCGAATATCATTGCTGCACACTGGCGTCACCCGGTGGCCGACTACCCGCTGTGCGGCGATGCGGCCCACGAGATCATCGCCGCGACGCCGGGACTGACGGCGGTGGGCTGTTACCGGGACGACGACGTGGTCGTCGAGGTGTTCGACACCGGGGACGGGCGATCGGTCGCATCCCGCGAAAACGTGCCCGGAGCCCGCTAG